One window of Saprospiraceae bacterium genomic DNA carries:
- a CDS encoding class I SAM-dependent methyltransferase, with translation MNCKICKTLNETIKYKLRNANVIICNHCGFHYSNYLDPPQDNSKMPVDTEPSLEIQSYLSNQLQYNKKRFEKHAALVKKHLEGNTKSKILDVGCGGGLYLSLMHSEETECYGIEPELNRLNYAKKISGLKHIVPYPIDSEYWLTNHANSFDVITLWDVIEHVNDPALIFSSAKQLLKKNGILIIDTPCRDTFFHKFGEWTYKLSFGRFPTFLNIMYSDHLFGHKQIISKTDFNIPLKINHYELHHLQLIKEFTFPIKFYLEKLHFPKLFIAFFAGTISYLLDFLPIKNKLLMIAGLKN, from the coding sequence ATGAATTGTAAAATTTGTAAGACTCTAAATGAAACCATAAAATATAAATTGCGGAATGCAAATGTTATTATTTGCAATCATTGTGGATTTCATTACAGCAATTATTTAGACCCGCCACAGGATAATAGCAAAATGCCTGTTGACACCGAACCCTCCTTAGAAATCCAATCTTATTTAAGCAATCAGTTGCAGTACAATAAAAAGCGATTTGAAAAGCATGCAGCCCTGGTAAAAAAACACTTAGAAGGGAATACAAAATCCAAGATACTCGATGTAGGATGTGGCGGTGGGCTTTACCTATCTTTAATGCATTCTGAAGAAACTGAATGCTATGGCATTGAACCGGAATTAAACAGACTTAATTATGCAAAAAAAATTAGTGGATTAAAACACATTGTACCCTACCCGATTGATTCTGAATACTGGCTAACGAACCATGCCAATAGCTTTGATGTCATTACACTGTGGGATGTTATTGAGCATGTTAATGATCCGGCATTAATTTTTTCTAGTGCAAAGCAATTGCTTAAAAAAAATGGCATCCTGATTATCGATACTCCCTGTCGGGATACTTTTTTTCATAAATTTGGTGAATGGACCTACAAACTTTCCTTTGGAAGATTCCCAACATTTTTAAATATCATGTACTCTGATCATCTTTTTGGTCATAAACAAATTATATCAAAAACTGACTTCAATATTCCACTTAAAATAAATCACTATGAATTGCACCATTTGCAGTTAATAAAAGAATTTACTTTTCCGATTAAATTCTATTTAGAAAAGTTACATTTTCCAAAATTATTTATAGCATTTTTTGCAGGAACTATTTCTTATTTATTAGATTTCCTACCTATAAAAAATAAATTGCTTATGATTGCTGGTTTAAAAAACTAA
- a CDS encoding ABC transporter permease subunit, producing MNNPVWIIAKKELNSFFDSLTAYILLIAFLGFSGFFTWITGSDIFMRKEADLEVFFSVSKWTLFFFIPAITMKMLAEENKSGTIELLLTKAITARQIILGKFLACLMLIGIALLFTVSYYITVSQIGNIDHGATLCGYLGLLLMSAAYIGIGLFASSITNNQIVAFLLALLIGVFFHFIFDMMSYNSGGFVAQLLSGLSVNRHFESLAQGVLDTKDILFFASLTIAGLLLSELFISKRVK from the coding sequence ATGAATAATCCCGTTTGGATCATTGCAAAAAAAGAGTTGAATTCCTTCTTCGATTCTCTAACTGCATATATTTTATTAATTGCATTTTTAGGCTTCAGTGGATTTTTTACCTGGATTACCGGTTCCGATATCTTTATGCGGAAAGAAGCTGATTTGGAAGTGTTTTTTAGTGTTTCAAAATGGACTTTATTCTTTTTTATTCCTGCGATCACGATGAAAATGCTTGCAGAAGAAAATAAATCTGGTACTATTGAATTGTTATTGACCAAAGCCATCACAGCACGCCAAATTATTTTAGGAAAATTTCTTGCGTGTTTAATGCTGATTGGAATTGCTTTGCTTTTTACGGTTAGTTATTACATTACAGTAAGTCAAATTGGAAATATCGATCATGGTGCAACCCTTTGTGGTTATCTCGGTTTGCTCCTTATGAGTGCAGCATATATCGGTATAGGTTTGTTTGCAAGCAGCATTACCAACAACCAGATAGTTGCTTTTTTATTAGCCTTACTCATCGGAGTCTTTTTTCATTTCATATTTGATATGATGAGTTATAATTCCGGAGGCTTTGTGGCCCAACTGCTCAGTGGCCTGAGTGTGAATCGACATTTTGAGTCTTTGGCACAAGGGGTTTTAGATACAAAAGACATTTTGTTTTTTGCAAGTTTGACCATTGCCGGCTTGCTCTTATCAGAATTATTTATTTCAAAACGGGTTAAATAA
- a CDS encoding ATP-binding cassette domain-containing protein has translation MDVRIDNLTKSYGNQKAVDSISFDIKSGEIVGFLGPNGAGKTTTMKMLTQYMQPDSGTIWYDNSSSYDVDIRREIGYLPEHNPLYEDMPVMDYLAFAAALQSVPQSEVPSRVIEMVRICGLDVEKHKKIGELSKGYRQRVGLAQAIIHNPKVLILDEPTTGLDPNQIVEIRELIRKLGREKTVILSTHILPEVEATCDRILIINKGKIAADGTVQQLRKQSEGKSLLQVRIDGAPAEQIAEGLRLIEGLQKVMLVDTLNKRFEIESNSGDELNRMVYRACVQNHWDLLEMIPFETKLEDIFRDLTIN, from the coding sequence ATGGATGTTCGCATTGACAATTTAACAAAGAGTTACGGCAATCAAAAAGCAGTGGATTCCATTTCATTCGATATTAAATCCGGTGAAATTGTCGGTTTCCTGGGGCCCAATGGGGCGGGCAAAACGACCACCATGAAAATGCTTACACAGTATATGCAACCAGACTCGGGGACGATTTGGTATGATAACAGCAGTTCATATGATGTAGACATCCGTCGTGAAATTGGATACCTTCCTGAACACAATCCGCTGTATGAAGACATGCCGGTTATGGATTATCTGGCTTTTGCAGCAGCATTGCAATCGGTTCCACAATCAGAAGTTCCCTCCAGAGTCATCGAAATGGTGCGCATTTGTGGACTGGATGTTGAAAAACACAAAAAGATTGGGGAACTGTCAAAAGGATACCGGCAACGGGTTGGTTTGGCTCAGGCGATCATCCACAATCCAAAAGTTTTAATCCTGGATGAGCCGACCACTGGTTTAGATCCCAATCAAATCGTAGAAATCCGGGAACTGATTCGCAAATTAGGACGTGAGAAAACAGTCATTCTCAGTACACACATTCTGCCTGAAGTAGAGGCTACCTGTGATCGGATTCTTATCATCAATAAAGGAAAAATTGCCGCAGATGGAACAGTCCAGCAACTTCGAAAACAATCTGAGGGCAAAAGTTTGTTACAAGTTCGCATTGATGGTGCTCCGGCAGAACAGATTGCAGAAGGGCTCCGACTCATTGAAGGCTTGCAGAAAGTCATGTTGGTTGATACCTTAAACAAGCGCTTTGAAATAGAAAGCAATTCAGGAGATGAACTCAATCGAATGGTGTATCGTGCTTGTGTGCAAAACCACTGGGATTTATTGGAAATGATCCCATTCGAAACAAAATTGGAAGATATTTTCAGAGACTTAACCATAAATTAA